Proteins from one Fragaria vesca subsp. vesca linkage group LG6, FraVesHawaii_1.0, whole genome shotgun sequence genomic window:
- the LOC101302678 gene encoding uncharacterized protein LOC101302678, protein MRTHKGSNSSSSNRRPTTVLYLVCAAAFFSLVVFAIQSSFFAQSSSSSVKLDLNTEQDIRTLSQFQSSVQQCVANRGLGLTADIIDHCNLILKYPPGTNSTWYNAQFKVFEPLQYKFNVCEAVLLWEQYRNMTTVLTREYLDVRPKGWEEYAPKRIAQLGTDKCYNKTICEEHLNLLLPAKPPFHPRQFRTCAVVGNSGDLLKTEFGKEIDAHDAVIRDNEAPVNEKYAKYVGLKRDFRLVVRGAARNMVSILNGSDDEVLIIKSVTHKDFNAMIKSIPNPVYLFQGIVLRRGAKGTGMKSIELALSMCDIVDMYGFTVDPGYTEWTRYFSTPRQGHNPLQGRAYYQLLECLGVIRIHSPMRSKRKQGWSDIPTREMIGRAHAAALRLKRGQDGDLGQFGSCKVTGTVDPDKIGPISGSADMSDVRKSSNYSKWEVLPFESLRKEAQDHYIQMEGVSLYKMDGNKLDDLVCVRHSSKSEV, encoded by the exons ATGAGAACTCATAAGGGAAGCAACAGCAGCAGCAGCAATAGGCGACCCACCACCGTCCTCTACCTGGTTTGCGCTGCCGCTTTCTTCTCTCTTGTCGTCTTCGCCATCCAATCCTCTTTTTTCGCTCAATCCTCTTCCTCTTCTG TTAAATTAGATCTCAATACTGAGCAAGATATTCGCACTTTGTCCCAATTCCAGTCTTCTGTCCAGCAATGCGTG GCAAACAGAGGGCTTGGTCTCACTGCAGATATCATCGACCACTGCAATTTGATTCTCAAGTATCCACCCGGAACCAACAGCACCTGG TACAATGCGCAGTTTAAAGTTTTCGAACCATTACAGTACAAGTTTAATGTTTGTGAAGCTGTCTTACTATGGGAGCAG TACCGTAACATGACTACAGTATTGACAAGGGAGTATCTAGATGTTCGGCCTAAAGGATGGGAGGAGTATGCGCCTAAGAGGATAGCACAACT GGGAACGGATAAATGCTACAATAAGACAATTTGTGAGGAACATCTTAATTTGTTACTGCCGGCCAAGCCACCTTTCCATCCTCGCCAATTTCGAACATGTGCAGTTGTTGGAAACTCAGGAGATCTTTTGAAGACAGAGTTCGGAAAGGAAATTGATGCCCATGATGCTGTAATAAGAGACAATGAGGCTCCTGTTAATGAG AAATATGCCAAGTATGTTGGTCTCAAGAGGGATTTTCGCCTTGTTGTGAGGGGTGCTGCTCGTAACATGGTTTCCATTCTAAATGGGTCCG ATGACGAGGTACTTATAATCAAGAGTGTCACACATAAAGACTTCAATGCAATGATCAAG AGTATTCCAAATCCAGTGTATCTGTTTCAAGGTATTGTGCTTCGCAGAGGTGCCAAAGGAACTGGAATGAAATCCATAGAACTAGCACTATCTATGTGTGACATTGTTGACATGTACGGTTTCACTGTTGATCCTGGCTATACTGAATG GACACGTTACTTCTCTACACCTAGGCAGGGGCACAATCCACTTCAAGGAAGGGCGTACTACCAGCTCCTAGAGTGCCTTGGT GTGATCAGAATTCATTCTCCGATGAGATCTAAAAGGAAGCAAGGCTGGTCAGATATACCTACCCGAGAAATGATAGGCAGAGCTCATGCAGCAGCCTTGCGTTTAAAGAGGGGGCAAGATGGTGATTTGGGACAGTTTGGTAGTTGTAAGGTGACGGGTACTGTCGACCCTGACAAAATTGGGCCTATCTCAGGATCTGCAGACATGAGTGATGTAAGAAAGTCTTCCAATTACAGTAAATGGGAAGTCTTGCCCTTCGAAAGTCTGAGGAAGGAAGCACAGGACCATTATATTCAAATGGAAGGTGTCTCCCTATACAAAATGGATGGCAACAAGTTAGATGATCTAGTGTGTGTGAGGCATTCTTCAAAATCAGAGGTCTAG